From Salinicola endophyticus:
AGATCGCACGGCCCCTGCGGGGTCAGTGCCTCGCCCAGCAATAGCCCGCGGCCGTCGCCTAGCGCCGGATTGTAGGTGCCGAACTGATGCCCGGTGTATTTCTGTGCCAACGAGTCCATGCCCGGCAGCAGCGTGGCACCGCTCATCAGCGCGGTGAGCTGGTCGTGGTCGATCGCCTCGGGGTCGAGGCCGAGGCGCAGCGCCGCGGTGGGGCTCAGGTCGAGCACCCGCGTCTCGGCCCATACGCTGGGCGTGACCCGGGTAAAGAAGTCTTCCGGGAAGCGCGACCAGACGTTATCGAAAACCAGCGCGTCGAGACCGTTGTCAGCCGTCATGCCGTCCTCCTCGAAGCGGGGTGGGTAGTGGCGAGATCGTGGCGGGAATGACGCTCTAGCTTACACCCTCACCCCGCGGTCCTGCACACCAGCCAGCCCTGCCACCAGCCGGCACCGCAGGCAGACCCCGCCGGGCGCTGCCCGAGGACAGGCGCGAGGCGTGGCGAGACGGTGATGTGGCAAGACACAGTGGTAAAGGCCGGATCAGGCGGAAAAGGCCGGGCAAGCGCGAAAGGCGAGATCAGGCGGGGCTGGCGTCGCTGTCGCTGGCATCCAGACCGTGATCGCGGATCAGCTCACCATTGGTGCGCAGGAGTGCCAGCAGCTGCTGCTGATAGTCGGGCGAGGTGGAGTAGTTGTGCAGCTTGCCGATCAGCCGCTCGGCCGAGATCGAGCGTCCGCGCGTGGCCAGCGTCATGCGCTCCTGGCGCAGCTGGGAATAGGCGCGGTGGGTATTGAGATTGTGCAGATAGGCGCGCACGCCGTCACGCACGCTGTCGAACACCTGGAAACGCCGCGAGGTGCCGTTCTGGGCAATACCGCAGCCGGGCGAGAAACAGCGCATGCCGAACAGGTTGTTGCTCTCGCGGGCAATACGCGAGGTGCCCCAACCGGACTCTTCGACGGCCTGGATCACCACCATCTCCAGCGGAATGGTATTGACCCGGCTGAGCAGCTCCGGGCTGACCTGGCCCGGTTTGCAGCTCACCCCATAGGCGTCGCACAGCCGCGCCAGACGCGCTTTCTCGTCGTCACGCAGCGGATTGACCCGGGTGCTGATCGCGAACAGCCAGTTGCGGTCGCGCTGGATCTGCGCATTCTCGGCCTGGACCAGCGGCACCAGCAGTCCGAGGAAGGCCGCCTTGCGCTTGGCGCCGGCCTTGTACTCGCGCAGATCGGGCAGCTCGCTGACCGGATCCAGGGCTGGCTGGGTGACGCTACTGTAGAGGGTGGGCGCAGTTTCGGATGCCGGTTCGGCCTGAGCCGACATCGGAAACGGGGCTTGCGCCAGGGTCAGTACGGCAGTCAAGGCCAGAGCAGTGGTACGACGACTGAGCCCCGGCCGACGGGTCGATCGCCCATCGGCCGGGGGAAAGGATCGCGACATGGTGGCGCTCCTCGTATGGAAAGATGGCAGCAGGCTAACAGCAATTCGCCGCCAAGTTGAGTAAATATCGTGCAAAGTCTTCGGACAGGCCGTGAATTCGGGAACCACTGCATAAATGCCTGCACGAGCGAATGGCTGCGTTGCGCGGTACTCGAAG
This genomic window contains:
- a CDS encoding glucosaminidase domain-containing protein — encoded protein: MSRSFPPADGRSTRRPGLSRRTTALALTAVLTLAQAPFPMSAQAEPASETAPTLYSSVTQPALDPVSELPDLREYKAGAKRKAAFLGLLVPLVQAENAQIQRDRNWLFAISTRVNPLRDDEKARLARLCDAYGVSCKPGQVSPELLSRVNTIPLEMVVIQAVEESGWGTSRIARESNNLFGMRCFSPGCGIAQNGTSRRFQVFDSVRDGVRAYLHNLNTHRAYSQLRQERMTLATRGRSISAERLIGKLHNYSTSPDYQQQLLALLRTNGELIRDHGLDASDSDASPA